From Roseateles sp. SL47:
GATGCCCTTGCCGAGGGAGGACACGACACCGCCGGTGACGAAGACGTACTTGGTCATTGTCTTGCAGCGCTTTGGTTCTTCCTGGGGACCACTCCACAAGGAACACCCAAAAACGCCGTGGTGGTAAAGCGGCATTATATGCGTGTCCCAAGGCCTCCCCCTGGGCGGGGGCATGGGCCTGCGGGTGAGGCCGTGCTGTCAGGCGGCAGCGGTGCCGCCGGCCGGTGTGGGGCTCCGCGGCACGGGGTGTTGCATCTCATCGATCAAGGCCAGCACCAGCGCGGCGGTGTCATCCGGACGCTCGAACGGGTAGAGATGGGTGCCTTCGAACCAGCGAAACAGATGCTTTGCCAGTGCCTTGGAGCCGGCCGCACCGGCCTGGCGCAACTCTTCCGACTGCGTGCCGCCGATGAACGCCAACGGGCAGCGGGGCGGGTGGTTGCGCAGCACGCGGGGCAGGTTGTGGGGCAGGGTGTTGTAGATGCGGGTTTCGATGTCGCGGCTGAAGCCGAGCTTGATGCGACCGTCCTCCAGGCGGTCGAAGCCGCTGTCCACGTAGTCCTGCAGCACCCGGGGGTCCCAGCGGGCGAATTTGCTCTTGGAGGCGAAGTGCGCGTGAACGTCGTCCAGGCTGGGCCATTCATGGCGTCGGGTGCGGGACACCTTGCCGGGCGACACCCGGTGGATGAACCGGGCGGCCTTGGCCACCTGCACGCTGTGGGCGCGCCAGCCATCGACCACCGGGGAGTCCAGCATCACCAGGCCGGCCGCGATGGACGGCTTCTTGCAGGCCGCCAGCAGTGACACCATGCCGCCCAGAGAGTGGCCGACCAGCACCACCGGGCCGGTCGGTTTCACGTCTTCCTGGATGAAGTGCAGCAGTTCGTCGCGCAGATGCGGCCAGTTGCTGGTGACCGGGAAACGAGGATCGTGGCCCATGCGCGGCAAGGCATGCACGGTCCAGCCCGCCGCGCGCCAGTGCTCAAACAGCACCCGGTAGCAGCCCGCCGGGAAGCCGTTGGCATGAGAGAACACGAGGGTGCGTGTCGGCAGCCCGCCGCCGTGAGTGGACGGGGCTGCGGCCGGCGCGACAGTTTGGCCCGCAGAGGCCGGTGGTGTGGGGTGAAGGTGGGCGGTGCTCATGAAATTGGAGGTCAGTCCTTCAGCAATGCCCCGCCATCAGTGGCGCTGGCTGGCCATGGATTTGAGCTGATACAGCATCGCATGCGCCTCGCGGGGGCTGAGCGCATCCGGGTCCACGTCGTGCAGGGCCTCCAGCAAGGGTGATGCCAGCTCGGCGGCGGCGGCCGGTGCGGGTTCTGGCGGCGCTGCAAACAGGTCGATCTGTGTCTCGCCTTCGCTGGCGCGTGCCTCCAGTGCCTCCAGCGCGGCACGGGCCTGTCGCACCACGGGTGACGGCATGCCGGCCAGACGGGCCACCTGGACACCGTAGCTGCGGCTGGCGGGGCCGGGCTGGATCTCGTGCAGGAAGACGATGTCTTCGCCACTCTCCACCGCCGACACATGCATGTTCACTGCCTGCGGATGCTTGGCCGGGAATTCGGTCAGCTCGAAGTAGTGGGTGGCAAACAGGGTGAAGGCCCGGCACTTGTCGTGCAGGTGGGTGGCAATGGCGCCGGCCAGGGCCAGGCCGTCGAAGGTGGAGGTGCCACGACCGATCTCGTCCATCAGCACCAGCGACTGTTCCGACGCGCTGTGCAGGATGGCGGCGGCCTCGGTCATCTCCAGCATGAAGGTCGACTGGGCATTGGCCAGGTCGTCGGCAGCGCCGATCCGGGTATGGATGGCGTCGATCGGGCCCAGGCGGCAGGCGGTGGCGGGCACGTAGGAGCCGATGGCCGACAGCAGGGCGATCAGCGCCACCTGCCGCATGAAGGTCGACTTGCCGCCCATGTTCGGGCCGGTGATGACCAGCAGCTTGGTGCGGGCGTCCAGCCGGCAGTCGTTGGCCATGAATTCGCCGGCGCCGGTTTCGCGCAGGCGGGCTTCCACCACAGGATGGCGGCCGCCCTGGATGTCGATGCAGGGATGGCTGACGAAGTCCGGGCGGCACCAGTTGAGCGTGGCGGCGCGTTCGGCCAGGGCGGCCAGCACATCCAGCGCTGCCAGCGAGCGGGCCAGACGGCCCAGTGTGGGCAATTCTTCGGTCAACTGGTCGATGACGGCTTCGAACAGCAGCTTCTCACGGGCCAGGGCACGTTCCTGGGCGGACAGCGCCTTGTCCTCGAAGGTCTTCAGCTCCGGGGTGATGAAACGCTCGGCATTCTTGAGGGTCTGGCGGCGCTGATAGTCCATCGGGACCTTGTCCAGACCGCTGGTGGTGACCTCGATATAGAAGCCGTGCACTTTGTTGTATTGCACCCGCAGGTTGCTGATGCCGGTGCGGGCGCGCTCGCGGGTTTCGAGGTCCAGCAGGAAGGCGTCGCAGTTGTTCTGGATGTCGCGCAGTTCGTCCAGCTGTTCATCAAAACCGGTGGCGATGACACCGCCGTCGCGCAGCAGCACGGCTGGTTCTTCGGCAATCGCGCGGGTGAGCAGTTCGGCCAGATGGGGTGAGGCGCCGAGGCCTTGCGAGAGGTCTTGCAGCAGCAATGCCCCCATCGGCACGGTCTGGGCCAGCTCAGGCAGGATCTGCAGCGTCGCCCGCAGGCCGGCCAGTTCACGCGGGCGCACCTGGCGCAGGGCCACACGAGCGGCGATCCGCTCCACATCGGAGACTTGGCGCAGGGCTTCGCGCAGCGGCTCGAAGCCGGTGGTCAGCAGTTCGGCAATGGCGTCCTGGCGGGCCTTGGCGGGCGCCCGGTCGCGCGGGGGGTGCAGCAGCCAGTGGCGCAGGGCGCGGCTGCCCATGCCGGTGCGGCAGGTGTCCAGCAGGGAGAGCAGCGTGGGCGAGGTTTCGCCGCGCAGCGTCTGCGTCAGTTCCAGATTGCGCTGGGTGGCGGGGGGCAGGTCCAGCAGGTCCGTCGCGCGCTGCACCTGCAGGCTCTTGACATGCGCCAGCGCGCGGCCCTGGGTGTG
This genomic window contains:
- a CDS encoding alpha/beta hydrolase encodes the protein MSTAHLHPTPPASAGQTVAPAAAPSTHGGGLPTRTLVFSHANGFPAGCYRVLFEHWRAAGWTVHALPRMGHDPRFPVTSNWPHLRDELLHFIQEDVKPTGPVVLVGHSLGGMVSLLAACKKPSIAAGLVMLDSPVVDGWRAHSVQVAKAARFIHRVSPGKVSRTRRHEWPSLDDVHAHFASKSKFARWDPRVLQDYVDSGFDRLEDGRIKLGFSRDIETRIYNTLPHNLPRVLRNHPPRCPLAFIGGTQSEELRQAGAAGSKALAKHLFRWFEGTHLYPFERPDDTAALVLALIDEMQHPVPRSPTPAGGTAAA
- the mutS gene encoding DNA mismatch repair protein MutS, producing MSSAAAPDDFSQHTPMMAQYLRIKAEFPETLVLYRMGDFYEVFYDDARKANQLLDVTLTTRGQSAGAPVVMAGVPVHALEAYLAKLIKLGEAVAIAEQVGEVGASKGPVERKVVRVVTPGTVTDTELLADKQDSILLAVTSQGKTFGLAWLSLTQGQLGLAQCDERDLGSWLARLSPAEVLVDRDKHPAAVLAARLPITNRPSWQFDTQLGQRKLCEQLSVASLQGLNAQELTAAHAAAAALLSYAEHTQGRALAHVKSLQVQRATDLLDLPPATQRNLELTQTLRGETSPTLLSLLDTCRTGMGSRALRHWLLHPPRDRAPAKARQDAIAELLTTGFEPLREALRQVSDVERIAARVALRQVRPRELAGLRATLQILPELAQTVPMGALLLQDLSQGLGASPHLAELLTRAIAEEPAVLLRDGGVIATGFDEQLDELRDIQNNCDAFLLDLETRERARTGISNLRVQYNKVHGFYIEVTTSGLDKVPMDYQRRQTLKNAERFITPELKTFEDKALSAQERALAREKLLFEAVIDQLTEELPTLGRLARSLAALDVLAALAERAATLNWCRPDFVSHPCIDIQGGRHPVVEARLRETGAGEFMANDCRLDARTKLLVITGPNMGGKSTFMRQVALIALLSAIGSYVPATACRLGPIDAIHTRIGAADDLANAQSTFMLEMTEAAAILHSASEQSLVLMDEIGRGTSTFDGLALAGAIATHLHDKCRAFTLFATHYFELTEFPAKHPQAVNMHVSAVESGEDIVFLHEIQPGPASRSYGVQVARLAGMPSPVVRQARAALEALEARASEGETQIDLFAAPPEPAPAAAAELASPLLEALHDVDPDALSPREAHAMLYQLKSMASQRH